CCGCGACGCCCCTGTTGCCGATCGGCGTGGTTTACGCGAGCGCCGCTCCGTGGTCGGATCCTTCGTCGGTTTGCGGCGGCGGCTCTTTACTGCAACCAGCGTCTCAAGCACGCGATCGCTCAGAAGATCTCGGGCGAACTGCTGATCAGCCAGGAGCCTAGCGGCGTCACGGGCTCTCGAGACTCGGCCCGGATCCCTTAAGAAGTCGATTAAGGCGCGGGCCGCTTTGTAGGGATCCTTGGGATCCAGCACGAGACCTGCCCCCGAGGCCTCAAGCAGCTCAGCCTGCCAGCCGTAGTGATTGACTGCCATGGGGCGCCCGGCGGCAAGCGCGTCGAAGAACTTGTTGGCACTGTTGTATTCGAGTTCTTTTACGGGCAGCACGAACGACGTACATACATCTGCCGCGCTCAGAATATCGGGCAGCTCCTTTTTGGTGACGGCACCTGGCATGAAGAGTGTCGTGTTCAGCAGGCCCAAAGAATCTGCACGTTCCCGAACTAGTTGCTCTTCTGCTCCGGTGCCATAGATGGCGAAAGCGATGCTCGACTCCAAAAGTCTTGTAGCGGCCGCTACATCGACCATATATCGAATATTGTTGACCTTGCCCAGAGTGCCGCAGTAGACCACCAACGGTCGGTCTTTGAGCCATGGCTGGCTTTCGCGATAAGCAATGCCGATAGCGTTCGGGATATTGAAATCCTCGTTGTCGCAGGAGTTAGGCGCAACGACGATTCTACTGGCTCCAATCCCTCGGTTCCGTATCCCCTCGGCCATTCCTGGCGAAAGCGCGACAACAGCGTCGGCCGAGTGGTATGCGATCCATTCCAATGTTCGTGCAGCACGTTGCATGAGTGGATTATTGAGAACCCCAAGCGCAATCGGAACATCGGGCCAGAGGTCCCGCACTTCGAAGACCATCGGGGTTCGCCGAAAAGCCGTCGCGAACAGTGCCGGCACGATGATGGTGAGTGGGGTGCTCGTCGCAAAGACGACGTCCCCCTTCAAACGACGAGCCCGGAAGCTGGCCCGAACTCCGAACTGAAAGAACGCCTGGATCCGGCGGCCAAAGGACATCGCGTTGGAATAGGGGACGGCACACGCGTGCACCGTGATCCCTTCCACTTCGTACGTGCGCCAACCTCCGGTGGACCGTTCGCTGTCACTGGTCACCATGTGGACACGGTGTCCCCGCGCCACCCACCTACGTGCCATTTCGTAGGAGCGCGTTCCGCCATTTGTCTGGGGCGTCTTGAAGTACTGGTGCAGGTAGACAATTTTCATGATCTGGTCCGATCTGCGGCCAGCCACCAGTGCTGAACATGGCCGCCGAGGAGAATGACCGAGCTCGATGTGCCAGGCGTGCTTCTCATTTCGCCGGCACCCCTTTCACGACGCGGTTTGCCGGGACGTCCCGTACCACGACGGCACCCGCACCAATCACCGCGTTGTCCCCGACCTGGAGTCCGGGCAGGACGGTCCCACTGGCACCGACCAGCACGCCTTGGCCGATCGTGACCGACCCGGACACGCATGCCTGAGGATTCAGGCGGCTGAAGGCACCCACCCGGCTGTCGTGACCGATGGTCGCGTTCTGATCGATGTGGACGTGGGACCCGACTGCGATATTCGTGCTCAGGCGCGCGCCGGCAGCAATCACCACACCGGATCCGATCTCGATGTCCTGACCCACGGTGCTGTCCGGATGAACGAGCGCCGGCCAGTCGAGATCGACGTCGGCCAGGCGGTCGACGATGGCCCTCCGGGTCACCGGAGAGCCGACCGCAGCAACCGCCGCCATCCCACCCGCGCGCAGCTTCGACACCGGGCCGATCACGCTGGAACCCAGGCGTTCGACGAGACGAAGGTTGGTCGGCGACGGGTCGTCGTCGACGAACCCGGCGATGTGCCAGCCAGTTCCCTGCTTCTGCAGCGTCAGGGCCAGCGAATACACCTCTCGCCCGAAGCCCCCGCAGCCGATGATCACCAGGTCCCGGGTCATGGTCCGGACTCCTGACCGACGGCGGTGCCCATGAACTCCGTCGTGGTCACATGTCCGGGTGCGGTGATGCCGTCCTGGCGGACGACCTGCCGCGCGGTCGCGACCAGGATCCGAACGTCGAGCATCAACGTGCGACGGTCGACATACTCGACATCGAGGGCGAGTTTGTCGTTCCAGGCGATCGCGTTGCGGCCCGATATCTGGGCCAGTCCGGTCAGACCGGGTCGGACGTCATGCCGGCGGGCCTGTTCGGGGGTGTACCGGTTCAGGTAGCGCACGAGTAGCGGTCGTGGCCCGACCAGGGACATGTTGCCGCGAATGATGTTGATCAGGGTCGGAAGTTCGTCCAGGCTGGTGGCCCTCAGTTTGGCCCCCAACGGTGTCATCCGGGATTCGTCATCCACCTGCCCACGATCGGGGTCAACCGGCAGCATGGTGCGAAACTTGACCAGCTCGAATGATTTTCCGTGCAGTCCGGGCCGCTCCTGCCGGAACAGCACCGGTCGGCCGAGTTTGCTGGCCACCAGGATCGCAATCACGGCCTGCAGGGGCAGCGTCAGGACGAACGCGGGAATGGCCACGACCAGGTCGAGCAGTCTCTTGAGCACGGGTGACCGCATCGGCTACCCGACCTTGAGACATGCTTCGACCGCGAGCAGCACTTGGTCGACATCGTCGTCCGACAGACCCGAGCCGCTGGGCAGGCTCAACCCGGTCTGGAACAGCCGGATCGAGACGGAGTTGGAATAGGCCCGGGCGTGCAGGAACACCGGTTGCAGGTGCATCGGCTTCCACAGCGGACGGGCTTCGATGTTTTGCGCCGCCAGCGCCTCAATGATCATCGTGGGCGTGGCCGAGACCAGGCGCGGATCCAGGACCAGGGTGGTCAACCAGCAGTTGTCGGCGTGGTCCGAACGCCCACTTGCGGTGCGGCCCAGGAACCGGACGCCGGGCAGGTGGCCCAGCGCTTCGACGTACCGTTCGCGGATTGCTCGCCGCCGCTCGATCATGCAGTCCAGCCGCGACAACTGGCCCCGGCCGAGGGCGGCCAGGATGTTGGACAGCCGGTAGTTGTAACCGATCTCGGTGTGCTCGTAATGCACGACCGGTTGCCGAGCCTGCGTCGACAGGTACCGGCAGCGGGCGATGAGGTCGAGGTCGTCGCTGAGGAGCATCCCGCCACCCGACGTGGTCATGATCTTGTTGCCGTTGAACGACAAGGCCGCAGCCCGTCCGAATGACCCGGCCCGGTGGCCTCCGATCGCAGCACCGAGTGACTCGGCGGCATCGGAGATGACCGGGATCCCGCGCTCTTGCATTGCCGGAAGAATCTCCGGGTAGTCGGCGCACCGGCCGAAGAGATCCACCATGACCACGGCGGCAATATCCGCGCCCTGCGCGCGCAGCAGGTCGACCGCTTGCACCAGTAGCTGCGGGTCGACATTGCCGTCCACGGCCTGGGAGTCCACGAAGACCGGTTCGGCGCCCGTGTAGACCACCGCGTTGGCCGTGGCGGCGAAGGTCATCGTGGGCACGAGAACCACACGACCGGGCCCGGCCCCGACCTCGAGCAAGGCCAGGTGCAGGGCCGCCGTTCCCGACGAGAGCGCAAGCGCGCCTTGTACTCCGACGTACTCGGCGACCTCGGCTTCGAAGGCGTCGACATCGGGTCCGAGCGGCGCGATCCAGCCGGATCGCAGCGCTCCGAGCACGAACTTCTCTTCGACCTCGGTGACCTCTGCCTTCGACAGATAGATCCTGGTGGTCACCTGCGCCCACTCCCCATTTGCGGCCCCCCTGTTTTCGGCCACACGCCACGTACGACCGGCGTAGCCGACTCGACACTGCGATCACCCTGCGGCACCGGACAGCACCCCGGAACATTACTGAGTGTAGACCAGAGACTACATTCCGCTATGCTCGCGACGGGTCGGACGGGGTCGCCTGACGGGCCCGCCGAACCGACGGAGCGTGGGGGCCGCAGTTGTCAGCTCGCGATGCCGACGACGAGTCCGCCGACCCGGCGACCGCCGAGAACCACGGAGCGAACGGCCAGAACCACGAGCCGCCGCGCCGGCGACGCCCGGGCCTCGCCTGGCTGATGCTGGTCGCCGGCGCGGTGATGGTGCTCGGCACCGCCTGGGTCGGGTGGCGCACGTACCAGGCCTACCGGGACCTGCAGTCGGCCGCCGTCCAGGTCAGCGCGCTGCAACGGCAGTTCGACGACGTCGACCAGCTCGGGCCGGCCGACGCCCGGCAGCCCGTCATCGCCTCCCTGCAGGCCGACGCGGCCTCGGCCCGATCCGCCGTGGAGGACCCGGTCTTTCGGCTGGCCACCGGGGTGCCCTGGGTCGGGCCCAATCTCGACGCGATCCGGCAGGTGAGCCTGACCGTCGACTCGCTGTCCACCGACGTCATTCCCTCCCTTGACGACATCGCGCAGACCCTGGATCCGGCCGCCCTCGCCCCGAAGGACGGCGCGATCGATCTCGCCCCGATCGTCGCGATCGGTCCCCGCCTGCAGCAGGCCGACGCCGCGGTCCAGGACGCCCGGGCCCGGCTCGGGCAGATCGACAAGTCGTCGATCGTCGCGCCGGTCGGCGACGC
This genomic window from Nakamurella multipartita DSM 44233 contains:
- a CDS encoding DegT/DnrJ/EryC1/StrS family aminotransferase, yielding MTTRIYLSKAEVTEVEEKFVLGALRSGWIAPLGPDVDAFEAEVAEYVGVQGALALSSGTAALHLALLEVGAGPGRVVLVPTMTFAATANAVVYTGAEPVFVDSQAVDGNVDPQLLVQAVDLLRAQGADIAAVVMVDLFGRCADYPEILPAMQERGIPVISDAAESLGAAIGGHRAGSFGRAAALSFNGNKIMTTSGGGMLLSDDLDLIARCRYLSTQARQPVVHYEHTEIGYNYRLSNILAALGRGQLSRLDCMIERRRAIRERYVEALGHLPGVRFLGRTASGRSDHADNCWLTTLVLDPRLVSATPTMIIEALAAQNIEARPLWKPMHLQPVFLHARAYSNSVSIRLFQTGLSLPSGSGLSDDDVDQVLLAVEACLKVG
- a CDS encoding acetyltransferase; translation: MTRDLVIIGCGGFGREVYSLALTLQKQGTGWHIAGFVDDDPSPTNLRLVERLGSSVIGPVSKLRAGGMAAVAAVGSPVTRRAIVDRLADVDLDWPALVHPDSTVGQDIEIGSGVVIAAGARLSTNIAVGSHVHIDQNATIGHDSRVGAFSRLNPQACVSGSVTIGQGVLVGASGTVLPGLQVGDNAVIGAGAVVVRDVPANRVVKGVPAK
- a CDS encoding glycosyltransferase family 4 protein, with the translated sequence MKIVYLHQYFKTPQTNGGTRSYEMARRWVARGHRVHMVTSDSERSTGGWRTYEVEGITVHACAVPYSNAMSFGRRIQAFFQFGVRASFRARRLKGDVVFATSTPLTIIVPALFATAFRRTPMVFEVRDLWPDVPIALGVLNNPLMQRAARTLEWIAYHSADAVVALSPGMAEGIRNRGIGASRIVVAPNSCDNEDFNIPNAIGIAYRESQPWLKDRPLVVYCGTLGKVNNIRYMVDVAAATRLLESSIAFAIYGTGAEEQLVRERADSLGLLNTTLFMPGAVTKKELPDILSAADVCTSFVLPVKELEYNSANKFFDALAAGRPMAVNHYGWQAELLEASGAGLVLDPKDPYKAARALIDFLRDPGRVSRARDAARLLADQQFARDLLSDRVLETLVAVKSRRRKPTKDPTTERRSRKPRRSATGASRDHVAQSSA
- a CDS encoding sugar transferase, whose translation is MRSPVLKRLLDLVVAIPAFVLTLPLQAVIAILVASKLGRPVLFRQERPGLHGKSFELVKFRTMLPVDPDRGQVDDESRMTPLGAKLRATSLDELPTLINIIRGNMSLVGPRPLLVRYLNRYTPEQARRHDVRPGLTGLAQISGRNAIAWNDKLALDVEYVDRRTLMLDVRILVATARQVVRQDGITAPGHVTTTEFMGTAVGQESGP